Proteins co-encoded in one Acidovorax sp. 69 genomic window:
- a CDS encoding MetQ/NlpA family ABC transporter substrate-binding protein: protein MNKRSLLQTTLALALAAGFSTGAMAQDKPIKVGVTGGPHAQIFEVVKKVAEKDGLKIQVVEFSDYVQPNAALSAGDLDANSYQHKPYLDAQVKDRGYKLVSVGYTVNFPIGLYSKKVKKLEDLKEGAKFGIPNDPTNGGRVLLVLQDKGLIKLRDGADLKATPLDVVSNPKKIKFVELDAAQLPRSLDDLDASAINTNFALSAGLNPGKDAIAQENAKSPYVNLIAVREADKDKPWVAKLVKAYHSEEVRKFIQTEFKGSVLPGF, encoded by the coding sequence GTGAACAAACGCTCGTTGCTGCAAACCACTCTTGCCCTGGCCCTCGCCGCTGGTTTTTCGACCGGTGCCATGGCGCAAGACAAACCCATCAAGGTGGGCGTGACCGGTGGTCCTCACGCGCAGATTTTTGAAGTGGTCAAGAAGGTCGCCGAGAAAGACGGCCTGAAGATCCAGGTGGTTGAATTCAGCGACTACGTGCAGCCCAATGCCGCGCTGTCGGCGGGTGACCTCGATGCCAACAGCTACCAGCACAAGCCGTACCTGGATGCCCAGGTCAAGGACCGTGGCTACAAACTGGTGTCCGTGGGCTACACCGTCAACTTCCCCATTGGCCTGTACTCCAAGAAGGTCAAGAAGCTGGAAGACCTGAAGGAAGGCGCCAAGTTTGGCATCCCCAACGACCCCACCAACGGCGGCCGTGTGTTGCTGGTGCTGCAGGACAAGGGCCTGATCAAGTTGCGTGACGGCGCCGACCTCAAGGCCACGCCGCTCGATGTGGTGAGCAATCCCAAGAAGATCAAGTTTGTAGAACTGGATGCGGCCCAGCTGCCCCGTTCGCTGGATGATCTGGATGCCTCGGCGATCAACACCAACTTTGCGCTGTCGGCCGGCCTGAACCCTGGCAAGGACGCGATTGCACAAGAAAACGCCAAGAGCCCCTATGTCAACCTGATCGCCGTGCGCGAAGCCGACAAGGACAAGCCCTGGGTGGCCAAGCTGGTCAAGGCCTACCACTCGGAAGAAGTGCGCAAGTTCATCCAGACCGAGTTCAAGGGTTCGGTGTTGCCAGGCTTTTGA
- a CDS encoding LysR family transcriptional regulator: protein MQDLNDMLYFAEVVERGGFAAAGRALGIPKSRLSRRVSDLETQLGVRLLQRTTRKLSLTEVGEAYLRHCQAMRESAQAAADTVAQVQTTPRGTIRVSCPVTLAQTVVAELMPRFLAQYPEVRIDMLVSNRAVNLVEEGIDVALRVRPSVDDSGSMVVKRLDHTTQILVASPELLIRQGTPKTLDDLAKLDSIAMSAPDGRSTWNLIGPGGVHQVVQHTPRYVADDLLTLKYAAVAGTGVCWMPDYMCQDEMRERKLVRVLPDWAPAPAIVHAVFPSRRGLSPAVRRFLDYLGEAMPGRSSLSTRQALQGVDGANI, encoded by the coding sequence ATGCAAGACCTCAACGACATGCTGTATTTCGCCGAAGTGGTGGAGCGGGGCGGCTTTGCCGCTGCGGGCCGCGCCCTCGGCATCCCCAAATCGCGCCTGTCCCGGCGGGTGTCTGACCTGGAAACGCAGCTGGGCGTGCGCCTGCTGCAGCGCACCACCCGCAAGCTCTCGCTGACCGAGGTGGGCGAGGCGTATTTGCGCCACTGCCAGGCCATGCGCGAATCGGCCCAGGCGGCGGCCGACACGGTGGCCCAGGTGCAGACCACACCGCGCGGCACCATCCGCGTGAGCTGCCCGGTGACGCTGGCGCAGACCGTGGTGGCCGAGCTGATGCCCCGGTTTCTGGCCCAGTACCCCGAAGTGCGCATCGACATGCTGGTGAGCAACCGCGCGGTGAATCTGGTGGAGGAGGGCATCGACGTGGCGCTGCGCGTGCGCCCTTCGGTGGACGACAGCGGCAGCATGGTCGTCAAGCGACTGGACCACACCACGCAGATCCTGGTCGCCAGCCCCGAGCTGCTGATCCGCCAGGGCACCCCCAAGACGCTGGACGACCTGGCCAAGCTCGACAGCATCGCCATGTCCGCCCCCGATGGCCGATCAACCTGGAACCTGATCGGCCCGGGCGGCGTGCACCAGGTGGTGCAGCACACGCCGCGCTACGTGGCCGACGACCTGCTCACGCTCAAATACGCCGCCGTGGCCGGCACCGGCGTGTGCTGGATGCCCGACTACATGTGCCAGGACGAGATGCGCGAGCGCAAGCTGGTGCGCGTGTTGCCCGACTGGGCGCCAGCGCCCGCCATCGTGCATGCGGTGTTTCCGTCGCGTCGGGGGCTGTCTCCCGCCGTACGGCGGTTTCTGGATTACCTGGGTGAGGCCATGCCCGGGCGCAGCAGCCTGAGTACGCGCCAGGCGCTGCAAGGGGTGGATGGGGCGAATATCTGA
- a CDS encoding bifunctional diguanylate cyclase/phosphodiesterase yields MPLAEQTLTAVWMGAATLLFAASLWVPDAAVKVFLDNASWTLAFGLSAFWAWRGRAQVPPAERLLHTGLWAGTLLVAAGQLVWNLQVALDWNPFPAPADLFFVSVGPLWAATVIRATFARLSKDRVYPAALDFGGAVLALVAFTLVVYLPSGEVDSLAVGTVLLLYPAGYLTAAGVTALAIPTVGVRVTRSHLLVLVGMLGYGLSWMQWNLMLLGGSVQPGIWFNASFSVAALTLGWGARWLRFEVSADPGYRRRCDQAMNYVPLVAMALASVTLVLLFIAPNGGHNGLQVLILVCCLLVLLLAALRQTIVVGLLNRLRTAEAAVLRNEEQLYHVAHFDALTGLPNRRYFEDALERAVAEAARYTQASDRRVALLLIDLDHFKSVNETYGHRVGDALLSEVAQRIHQLLEGQGLVSRLANDQFTVMLQRPASRTVLAQLATVLLEGLARPWELSEVGVQYMGASIGISLFPDDAGTSVELVQHAHSALHATKSGGRGSYRFYIEEFTQITRSRLELRRRMHSALQGGEFSLVYQPQLNHLRQTVGAEALLRWSVDGKPVSPDEFIPLAEESGLIVPIGLWVFETACRQVAQWRAQGWQVPVVSVNVSTIQLREPGFTESLLGMARSTGVEPASLVLEITESQLLDESLYAIALDLKNAGFVLSIDDFGTGHSSLIKLKRLPVSELKIDKVFVRDIVADVNDREICATVNALARTLGLEVVAEGVETEEQLQLLIKMGCERFQGWLFAPALAPEQLAQQWLHRVERLQSTEGFAGS; encoded by the coding sequence ATGCCCCTAGCGGAACAAACCCTCACAGCGGTCTGGATGGGCGCAGCCACGCTGTTGTTTGCTGCGTCGCTGTGGGTGCCAGATGCCGCAGTGAAGGTGTTCCTCGACAACGCCTCCTGGACGCTGGCCTTTGGCCTGTCGGCCTTCTGGGCCTGGCGGGGCCGGGCGCAGGTGCCGCCGGCCGAGCGCTTGTTGCACACGGGGCTGTGGGCGGGCACTTTGCTGGTGGCTGCAGGGCAACTGGTGTGGAACCTGCAGGTGGCGCTGGACTGGAACCCTTTCCCGGCACCGGCGGATCTGTTCTTTGTGAGTGTGGGGCCGCTGTGGGCGGCCACCGTGATCCGTGCCACCTTCGCGCGCCTGTCCAAGGACCGTGTCTATCCCGCTGCGCTGGATTTCGGGGGCGCGGTGCTGGCGCTGGTGGCTTTTACCCTGGTGGTTTACCTGCCCTCGGGCGAGGTGGACTCGCTGGCAGTGGGCACTGTGCTGCTGCTGTATCCGGCGGGCTATCTGACGGCGGCAGGGGTGACGGCGCTGGCCATTCCCACGGTGGGGGTGCGTGTCACGCGTTCGCACCTGCTGGTGTTGGTGGGCATGCTGGGCTACGGCCTGAGCTGGATGCAATGGAACCTGATGCTGCTGGGTGGCTCGGTGCAGCCAGGCATCTGGTTCAACGCCAGCTTCAGCGTGGCCGCGCTGACCCTGGGCTGGGGGGCGCGGTGGCTGCGCTTTGAGGTGTCGGCCGACCCCGGCTACCGGCGCCGGTGCGACCAGGCCATGAACTATGTGCCCCTGGTGGCGATGGCGCTGGCGTCGGTCACGCTGGTGCTGTTGTTCATCGCTCCCAATGGGGGGCACAACGGGTTGCAGGTGCTCATCCTGGTGTGTTGCCTGCTGGTGCTGTTGCTGGCGGCGCTGCGCCAGACCATTGTGGTGGGCCTGCTCAACCGCTTGCGCACGGCTGAAGCTGCGGTGCTGCGCAACGAGGAACAGCTCTACCACGTGGCGCATTTCGATGCGCTCACGGGGCTGCCCAATCGCCGCTATTTCGAGGATGCGTTGGAGCGCGCCGTGGCCGAGGCCGCGCGCTACACGCAGGCGTCTGACCGCCGCGTGGCCCTGCTGCTCATCGACCTGGACCACTTCAAGAGCGTGAACGAAACCTATGGTCACCGGGTTGGCGATGCGCTGCTGAGCGAGGTGGCGCAGCGCATTCACCAGTTGCTGGAGGGGCAGGGGCTGGTGTCGCGGCTGGCCAATGACCAGTTCACGGTGATGCTGCAACGCCCGGCATCGCGCACGGTGCTGGCACAGCTGGCGACCGTGTTGCTGGAGGGGCTTGCGCGGCCCTGGGAGCTGTCGGAGGTGGGCGTGCAGTACATGGGCGCGAGCATTGGCATCAGCCTGTTCCCCGACGATGCGGGCACCAGCGTGGAGCTGGTGCAGCACGCGCATTCGGCGCTGCATGCCACCAAGAGTGGGGGGCGGGGCTCGTACCGTTTTTACATCGAGGAGTTCACGCAGATCACCCGCAGCCGGCTGGAGCTGCGCCGCCGCATGCACAGCGCGCTGCAGGGTGGTGAGTTTTCGCTGGTGTACCAACCGCAGCTCAACCACCTGCGCCAGACGGTGGGGGCCGAGGCCTTGCTGCGCTGGTCGGTGGATGGCAAACCGGTGTCCCCCGATGAGTTCATTCCGCTGGCCGAAGAGAGTGGGCTCATCGTGCCCATTGGCCTGTGGGTTTTCGAGACGGCCTGCCGCCAGGTGGCGCAATGGCGGGCGCAGGGCTGGCAGGTGCCCGTGGTGTCGGTCAACGTCTCCACCATCCAGCTGCGCGAACCCGGCTTCACCGAGAGCCTGCTGGGCATGGCCCGCAGCACCGGGGTGGAGCCTGCGAGCCTGGTGCTGGAGATCACGGAATCGCAGTTGCTGGACGAGTCCCTCTATGCCATTGCGCTGGACCTCAAGAACGCGGGTTTTGTTTTATCGATCGATGATTTTGGCACCGGCCATTCATCGCTCATCAAGCTCAAACGGCTGCCCGTGAGCGAGCTGAAGATCGACAAGGTGTTTGTGCGCGACATCGTGGCGGATGTGAACGACCGAGAGATCTGCGCCACCGTCAACGCCCTGGCCCGGACGCTGGGGCTGGAGGTGGTGGCCGAGGGGGTCGAGACCGAGGAGCAACTGCAGCTTTTGATCAAGATGGGCTGCGAGCGCTTTCAGGGCTGGCTGTTTGCCCCCGCCCTGGCGCCGGAGCAACTGGCCCAGCAATGGCTGCATCGCGTGGAGCGGCTGCAGTCCACAGAGGGTTTTGCCGGTTCGTAG
- a CDS encoding peroxiredoxin: MATLRLGDIAPDFTQESTVGTLRFHEWAGDSWVVLFSHPADFTPVCTTELGKTAALAAEFAKRNVKPIAVSVDPVDSHYRWVGDINETQNTTVNFPILADADKKVADLYDMIHPNASTTVTVTVRSVFIIDPKKTIRTTFTYPASTGRNFDEILRVIDSLQLTDSHKVATPANWKDGDDVIIVPSLQDPAEIAQRFPKGFKAVRPYLRITPQPNK; the protein is encoded by the coding sequence ATGGCCACCCTGCGCCTCGGCGATATCGCCCCAGACTTCACCCAGGAATCAACCGTCGGCACCCTCCGTTTTCACGAATGGGCGGGTGACTCGTGGGTGGTGCTGTTCTCGCACCCGGCCGACTTCACGCCCGTGTGCACCACCGAATTGGGCAAGACCGCCGCCCTGGCCGCCGAGTTCGCCAAGCGCAATGTCAAGCCCATCGCCGTGAGCGTGGACCCCGTGGATTCGCACTACCGCTGGGTGGGCGACATCAACGAGACGCAAAACACCACCGTCAACTTCCCCATACTCGCCGACGCGGACAAGAAGGTGGCCGACCTGTACGACATGATCCACCCCAACGCATCGACCACGGTCACGGTCACGGTGCGCAGCGTGTTCATCATCGACCCCAAAAAAACGATCCGTACCACCTTCACCTACCCGGCCAGCACGGGCCGCAATTTCGACGAGATCCTGCGCGTGATCGACTCGCTGCAGCTCACCGACAGCCACAAGGTGGCCACGCCTGCCAACTGGAAGGATGGCGACGACGTGATCATCGTGCCGAGCCTTCAAGACCCGGCCGAAATCGCCCAGCGTTTCCCCAAGGGCTTCAAGGCCGTGCGCCCTTATCTGCGCATCACGCCGCAGCCCAACAAGTAA
- a CDS encoding DUF6817 domain-containing protein, whose translation MTLPLHPLDADLFARAQPLLDDEWLARDPELAPVLPTVLARNVGQDWHKAGTFRHHLVGVTRTLTVWQQPRDVRLLGLLHSVYGNAFVDLVKFDPAKERARVRDLVGESAEHLVYLFCTQSRTQFVQKVLAHALEADGSLVLQKDGKDHVLTPYEVATFIIVSMADTIEQWFSWQDDIFSRFPEVQHRNQKAHWAASLWPGPMRPTGRMVHQINGLAKALQHPGLKDVLPMPPVFAHCSQYLSAANEAAAASLYWSVIQQDQPLVDLDVATGVLESAVRHNPWVGEPQMVLAQLYLSAGRKDDAKAAAESALHLFSAWGNSWDKRVQWDAWVAWTRILLQGATVEGTWPERLDKLNNVALRG comes from the coding sequence ATGACCCTGCCGCTTCACCCCCTGGACGCTGACCTGTTCGCTCGCGCGCAACCGCTGCTGGACGACGAGTGGCTGGCCCGCGACCCCGAACTGGCCCCGGTGTTGCCCACCGTGCTGGCGCGCAATGTGGGGCAGGACTGGCACAAGGCAGGCACGTTCCGGCACCACCTGGTGGGGGTGACGCGCACCCTGACCGTGTGGCAGCAGCCGCGCGATGTGCGCCTGCTGGGGCTGTTGCACAGCGTGTACGGCAATGCGTTTGTGGACCTGGTGAAGTTCGACCCGGCCAAGGAGCGTGCCCGGGTGCGTGACCTGGTGGGCGAGTCGGCCGAGCATCTGGTGTATCTGTTCTGCACCCAGTCACGCACGCAGTTTGTGCAGAAGGTGCTGGCCCATGCGCTGGAGGCCGATGGCAGCCTGGTACTGCAAAAAGACGGCAAGGACCATGTGCTCACGCCGTATGAGGTGGCCACTTTCATCATTGTGAGCATGGCCGACACCATTGAGCAGTGGTTCAGCTGGCAGGACGACATCTTCTCGCGCTTTCCCGAGGTGCAGCACCGCAATCAGAAGGCCCACTGGGCGGCATCGCTGTGGCCCGGGCCCATGCGGCCCACCGGGCGCATGGTGCACCAGATCAATGGGCTGGCCAAGGCGCTGCAGCACCCGGGTCTGAAGGATGTGTTGCCCATGCCGCCCGTGTTTGCGCACTGCTCGCAGTACCTGTCAGCGGCCAACGAGGCAGCGGCTGCGTCGCTCTACTGGTCGGTGATCCAGCAAGACCAGCCCCTGGTGGATTTGGATGTGGCCACCGGTGTGCTGGAAAGCGCCGTGCGCCACAACCCCTGGGTGGGCGAGCCGCAGATGGTGCTGGCCCAGTTGTACCTGTCGGCGGGCCGCAAAGATGACGCCAAGGCGGCTGCCGAAAGCGCACTGCACCTGTTCAGCGCCTGGGGAAATTCATGGGACAAGCGCGTGCAGTGGGACGCCTGGGTGGCCTGGACGCGCATTTTGCTGCAGGGCGCCACGGTGGAGGGCACCTGGCCGGAGCGGCTGGACAAGCTGAACAACGTGGCGCTGAGGGGCTGA
- a CDS encoding sigma-70 family RNA polymerase sigma factor has product MLRYARGDLGAFDQLYGRHELAVWRFVFRSVKVQAVADDLLQDVWFAVARNAGTYEVKARFRTWLFTLAHHRLVDHLRTAKNHTSLDASDDDARSLADTLVADSGFGPVRQWQSREQAAALIAAVERLPLEQREAFLLQAEGDLSVQEIAEATGVNFETAKSRLRYARASLRVQLKEFAP; this is encoded by the coding sequence ATGCTGCGGTACGCCAGGGGCGACCTGGGCGCGTTCGACCAGCTCTACGGCCGGCACGAACTGGCGGTTTGGCGGTTTGTGTTTCGCAGCGTCAAGGTGCAGGCCGTGGCCGACGATTTGCTGCAGGACGTGTGGTTTGCCGTGGCGCGCAACGCTGGCACATATGAGGTCAAGGCCCGGTTCCGTACCTGGTTGTTCACCCTGGCACACCACCGGCTGGTGGACCATCTGCGCACCGCCAAAAACCACACCAGCCTGGATGCCAGCGACGATGACGCGCGCAGTCTGGCCGACACGCTGGTGGCCGACTCCGGCTTCGGGCCCGTGCGGCAATGGCAATCCCGCGAGCAGGCCGCTGCCCTGATCGCCGCCGTGGAGCGCTTGCCACTGGAGCAGCGAGAGGCTTTCTTGCTGCAGGCCGAGGGCGACCTCAGCGTGCAGGAGATCGCGGAAGCCACCGGCGTCAATTTTGAAACCGCCAAGAGCCGCCTTCGTTACGCGCGGGCCAGCCTTCGTGTTCAGCTAAAGGAATTTGCACCATGA
- a CDS encoding sulfate ABC transporter substrate-binding protein, with product MTSLKLKTLLASLALAASGMAAAQNSLLNVSYDVAREFYKDYNVAFAAHYKKTTGQDVKIDQSHAGSSAQARAVNDGLAADVVTMNTTTDVQFLADSGVVAKDWAKKFPHDASPTTSTMLFLVRNGNPKGIKDWDDLIKPGVQVIVVNPKTGGNGRYAYLAAWGAVREKGGTEAQAAEFVGKLYKNVPILAKGGRDATATFLQRNQGDVLITFESEVVSIDREFGAGKVDAIYPSVSVVAENPVAVVERTVAKKGTAQLAKAYLDYLYSEEAQEIAAKHAIRPRSETVLKKYAATFKPLKQFTVAKYFGSLTEAQKVHFNDGGQFDKLYTPGAK from the coding sequence ATGACTTCTTTGAAACTCAAGACCCTTCTGGCCTCCCTGGCCCTGGCTGCCAGCGGCATGGCTGCCGCGCAAAATTCGCTGTTGAACGTTTCGTATGACGTGGCCCGCGAGTTCTACAAGGACTACAACGTTGCCTTTGCCGCGCACTACAAGAAGACCACCGGTCAGGATGTGAAGATCGATCAGTCGCACGCGGGCTCCAGCGCCCAGGCGCGCGCCGTGAATGACGGCCTGGCGGCCGATGTGGTGACCATGAACACCACCACCGACGTGCAGTTTCTAGCCGACAGCGGTGTGGTCGCCAAGGACTGGGCCAAGAAGTTTCCGCACGACGCATCGCCCACCACCTCGACCATGCTGTTCCTGGTGCGCAACGGCAACCCCAAGGGCATCAAGGACTGGGACGATCTGATCAAGCCGGGTGTGCAGGTCATCGTGGTGAACCCCAAGACCGGTGGCAACGGCCGCTACGCGTATCTGGCCGCCTGGGGCGCTGTGCGCGAAAAGGGTGGCACGGAGGCGCAGGCTGCCGAGTTCGTGGGCAAGCTCTACAAGAACGTCCCCATCCTGGCCAAGGGCGGGCGCGATGCCACGGCGACCTTCCTGCAGCGCAACCAGGGCGATGTGCTCATCACGTTTGAATCCGAAGTGGTCTCCATCGACCGCGAGTTTGGTGCGGGCAAGGTCGATGCGATCTACCCGTCGGTGAGTGTGGTGGCTGAGAACCCCGTGGCCGTGGTGGAGCGTACTGTCGCCAAGAAGGGCACAGCCCAGCTGGCCAAGGCCTATCTGGATTACCTGTACTCCGAAGAAGCCCAGGAAATCGCTGCCAAGCATGCGATTCGCCCCCGTTCGGAAACCGTGCTCAAGAAGTACGCCGCCACCTTCAAGCCGCTCAAACAGTTCACCGTGGCCAAGTATTTTGGCTCGCTGACCGAAGCGCAGAAGGTGCACTTCAATGACGGCGGCCAGTTCGACAAGCTCTACACGCCCGGCGCCAAGTAA
- a CDS encoding FMN-dependent NADH-azoreductase — translation MQLLHIDSAITGEQSVSRQLTARTVASWQASHPGTQVDYLDLAAQAPSHLSVESLGFRTGQAAATEVERNENALSEALVSQFLAADVIVIGAPLYNFSIPSQLKAWIDRIAQTGRTFKYTDKGPVGLAGGKTVIVASTRGGVYSTSEGGQSMEHQESYLKVVFGFFGITDVRFVRAEGVAMGPDAKAAALASAEREITASTSEAANQARVSQAA, via the coding sequence ATGCAACTGCTTCACATCGACTCTGCCATCACCGGTGAACAATCCGTGTCCCGCCAACTGACCGCCCGCACCGTGGCGTCCTGGCAAGCCAGCCACCCCGGTACCCAAGTCGACTACCTGGACCTGGCCGCACAGGCCCCTTCGCACCTGTCGGTGGAATCGCTGGGCTTTCGCACCGGACAGGCCGCTGCCACCGAGGTGGAACGCAATGAAAACGCACTGTCTGAAGCGCTGGTGAGCCAGTTCCTGGCGGCCGACGTGATCGTGATCGGCGCACCCCTGTACAACTTCTCCATCCCCAGCCAGCTCAAGGCCTGGATCGACCGCATCGCCCAAACGGGCCGCACCTTCAAGTACACCGACAAGGGCCCCGTTGGCCTGGCCGGTGGCAAGACAGTGATCGTGGCGTCCACCCGTGGCGGCGTGTACTCGACCAGCGAAGGCGGCCAGTCCATGGAGCACCAGGAGAGCTATCTGAAGGTGGTGTTCGGCTTCTTCGGCATCACCGACGTGCGCTTTGTGCGTGCCGAAGGCGTGGCCATGGGCCCGGACGCCAAGGCGGCCGCACTGGCCTCGGCCGAGCGTGAAATCACCGCCAGCACCAGCGAAGCCGCCAACCAGGCCCGCGTGTCGCAGGCTGCGTAA
- a CDS encoding HDOD domain-containing protein, which yields MTAPHPIDQDIRQARVHPAVRAIVIPPCPESLLRLQKIVAEPELDSVALDQLASSDVALAAAVMRLANSPLYGLAQPVQTVGMALTVLGLQPAVELLSAFITRNALQVRSPLLEHFWESSQRRAIACEHIGHQLYSFDPGLGYSFGLFCHVGMPVLVKAVRGYAGTVTEALARKDRTFTQTENASHRTDHAVMGAIVARTWHLPGDVAQAIWLHHDFTCLNDERFVPTVRHLVALGLLAEFLVNQHEGLAPTREWLLHGEACMAHLHVTQDELDHWIDELHPAFEAVRF from the coding sequence GTGACCGCTCCACACCCCATCGATCAAGACATCCGGCAAGCCCGCGTACACCCTGCGGTGCGCGCGATCGTGATTCCTCCGTGCCCCGAATCGTTGCTGCGCCTGCAGAAGATCGTGGCGGAACCGGAGCTGGACTCCGTGGCGCTGGACCAACTGGCATCGTCGGACGTGGCCCTGGCCGCCGCCGTGATGCGGCTGGCCAACAGCCCGCTGTATGGCCTGGCCCAGCCGGTGCAGACGGTGGGCATGGCGCTCACGGTGCTGGGGCTGCAGCCTGCGGTGGAGCTGCTGTCGGCCTTCATCACCCGCAATGCCTTGCAGGTGCGCTCGCCGCTGCTGGAGCATTTCTGGGAAAGCTCCCAGCGCCGCGCCATTGCCTGCGAACACATTGGCCACCAGCTCTACAGCTTTGATCCGGGCCTGGGCTACAGCTTCGGGCTGTTTTGCCATGTGGGCATGCCCGTGCTGGTGAAGGCCGTGCGCGGCTACGCAGGCACGGTGACCGAGGCCCTGGCCCGCAAGGACCGCACCTTCACCCAGACCGAAAACGCCAGCCACCGCACCGATCACGCCGTGATGGGCGCCATCGTGGCGCGCACCTGGCACCTGCCGGGCGATGTGGCCCAGGCCATCTGGCTGCACCACGACTTTACGTGCCTGAACGACGAGCGTTTCGTGCCCACCGTGCGCCACCTGGTGGCCCTGGGCCTGCTGGCCGAGTTTTTGGTCAACCAGCACGAGGGCCTGGCGCCCACGCGCGAATGGCTGTTGCATGGCGAGGCCTGCATGGCGCACCTGCATGTGACGCAGGACGAGCTGGACCACTGGATCGACGAACTGCATCCGGCGTTTGAAGCGGTGCGGTTTTGA
- a CDS encoding ankyrin repeat domain-containing protein → MSAPDDEWVRRYRDASEQEGARPGAHVRDAVRAHAQMVAAAPEPAAPTGARTAANQTRWKISALATVAVVGLTGLLMLQFERGTPEERDTAFSHRRAESPAPAELPPSAPLATPAAEPPSATPPAPAGPPDRARNTTNTAAGAMAPKPATPEPLAKAAPAPTPAPVPAPAAAVDALPAPRIAGAMSGFPASPPAAMAPEAERRARPAVPAEPALKDVAPAPQAAAAAAPHSPLSDTMARDDRAAAAAPLPKSLGDSLPGSVWDAARAGNTLQVENLIHQGVSVDARDNHSRTALMLAAMNGHTATIQKLLTLGANPALVDRDGLSAAQWARQRGHSHIADLLDAAR, encoded by the coding sequence ATGAGCGCGCCAGACGACGAATGGGTCCGCCGATACCGCGACGCCAGCGAGCAGGAGGGCGCCCGCCCCGGCGCCCATGTGCGCGACGCCGTGCGGGCCCATGCGCAGATGGTGGCCGCAGCCCCCGAGCCTGCGGCACCCACTGGCGCGCGCACCGCAGCCAACCAAACGCGCTGGAAGATCTCGGCCCTGGCCACCGTGGCCGTAGTGGGCCTGACCGGCTTGCTGATGCTGCAGTTTGAGCGCGGCACGCCCGAAGAAAGAGACACCGCTTTCAGCCACCGCCGGGCCGAGTCCCCCGCGCCGGCCGAATTACCCCCCTCTGCCCCCTTGGCAACGCCTGCAGCAGAACCCCCATCGGCAACACCACCAGCCCCTGCTGGACCGCCGGACCGCGCCCGCAACACCACCAACACAGCAGCCGGGGCCATGGCCCCCAAGCCCGCCACCCCCGAGCCCCTGGCCAAGGCCGCGCCTGCGCCAACCCCTGCGCCGGTCCCCGCTCCCGCTGCTGCTGTCGATGCCTTGCCCGCGCCCCGCATCGCCGGGGCGATGTCAGGGTTTCCCGCTTCACCGCCCGCTGCCATGGCGCCAGAGGCTGAAAGGCGCGCGCGCCCGGCAGTCCCTGCAGAGCCCGCCCTCAAGGACGTAGCGCCAGCGCCCCAAGCGGCTGCAGCCGCAGCCCCCCACAGCCCGCTGTCCGACACCATGGCCCGCGACGACCGCGCTGCAGCCGCCGCACCGCTACCAAAGAGCCTCGGCGATTCGTTGCCAGGCAGTGTTTGGGATGCGGCACGCGCAGGCAACACCTTGCAGGTGGAAAACCTCATTCACCAGGGCGTCTCCGTGGATGCCCGTGACAACCACAGCAGGACGGCACTGATGCTGGCAGCCATGAACGGCCACACCGCAACCATCCAGAAGCTCCTGACCCTGGGCGCCAACCCGGCACTGGTGGACCGCGACGGCCTGAGCGCCGCGCAATGGGCCCGGCAGCGGGGGCACAGTCACATTGCCGACTTGTTGGATGCGGCACGCTGA
- a CDS encoding alpha/beta hydrolase has protein sequence MTTISIIIVPGWRDSGPGHWQSLWAERLPHARRVVQDDWITPTRSAWVGQLEKTVLAAPNPVVIVAHSLGCIATTHMGPEAAARVCGALLVAPADPERRAILSDFAPVPYAALPYRSIVVASSNDPYCPIRLAGAYARAWGSEFVRMQNAGHINIDSGHGEWPLGWALLQSLEGDHAAVPKRPAASVHLSSAVI, from the coding sequence GTGACCACCATCTCCATCATCATCGTTCCCGGCTGGCGCGACTCGGGCCCCGGCCACTGGCAAAGCCTGTGGGCCGAGCGCCTGCCGCACGCCCGCCGCGTGGTGCAGGACGACTGGATCACGCCCACCCGCTCCGCCTGGGTGGGGCAACTGGAGAAGACCGTGCTCGCCGCGCCGAACCCCGTGGTCATCGTGGCGCACAGCCTGGGCTGCATCGCTACCACCCACATGGGCCCAGAGGCTGCCGCCCGGGTGTGCGGTGCGCTGCTGGTGGCCCCGGCCGACCCCGAACGCCGCGCCATCCTGAGCGACTTTGCCCCTGTGCCGTATGCCGCGCTGCCCTATCGCAGCATTGTGGTGGCCAGCAGCAACGACCCGTACTGCCCCATCCGCCTGGCGGGTGCCTATGCGCGGGCCTGGGGCAGCGAGTTTGTGCGCATGCAGAACGCGGGGCATATCAACATTGATTCCGGCCACGGCGAATGGCCCCTGGGTTGGGCGCTGCTGCAGTCGCTGGAAGGCGACCATGCCGCTGTGCCGAAGCGGCCCGCAGCGTCAGTGCACCTGTCCTCCGCAGTCATTTGA